In Chloroflexota bacterium, one genomic interval encodes:
- a CDS encoding radical SAM protein, whose product MSYSPTRDILTRATGFMDAYDFTLNPYSGCSFGCSYCYAAFFSTTADERDNWGKWVRVKDNAIDLMRKKIKGKHKDKNGNWKPNNESLIYMSSVTDPYQPIERRLELTRGLLKILASQDEPPQEIGTTKALFELNAPYKTDEARHKPKLVVQTRSPDVVRDVDLFQQIEANGGRVQVNMTVTTDDEDIRRTFEPFCPSNMARLKAIGEVSNAGVQTCITMTPLLLVSQPYAFVESLLDTGVEKFIAQPFHFARGKFVASTRERAFDMMAEKLGCARSEFQRTYMEHYDQVFAVLRDGLPNLGEGKGGFKPPFQ is encoded by the coding sequence ATATCTTATTCGCCTACAAGGGATATTCTTACACGCGCTACCGGCTTCATGGACGCCTACGACTTCACGCTGAATCCGTACAGCGGCTGCTCGTTTGGCTGCTCATACTGCTACGCTGCGTTCTTCAGTACGACCGCCGACGAGCGCGACAATTGGGGCAAGTGGGTTCGCGTCAAAGACAATGCAATTGACCTAATGCGAAAGAAGATAAAGGGCAAGCACAAGGACAAGAACGGTAATTGGAAACCGAACAACGAAAGCCTCATATACATGAGCAGCGTTACCGACCCGTATCAGCCAATCGAGCGCAGGTTAGAGTTAACACGCGGCTTGTTGAAGATTCTGGCAAGCCAAGATGAGCCTCCTCAAGAGATAGGAACTACGAAGGCGCTCTTTGAGTTGAATGCGCCGTACAAGACTGATGAAGCACGCCACAAGCCCAAGCTCGTGGTGCAGACGCGCAGCCCTGATGTCGTGCGCGATGTTGACTTGTTTCAGCAGATTGAAGCCAACGGCGGGCGCGTGCAGGTGAATATGACCGTTACCACCGACGACGAAGACATACGGCGCACATTCGAGCCGTTCTGTCCGTCCAATATGGCGCGGCTTAAGGCAATAGGCGAGGTTAGCAACGCTGGCGTACAAACCTGCATCACGATGACGCCGTTGCTGCTTGTCAGCCAGCCTTACGCCTTCGTCGAAAGCCTGCTAGATACTGGCGTCGAGAAGTTCATCGCCCAGCCATTCCACTTCGCGCGCGGCAAGTTCGTTGCAAGCACGCGGGAAAGAGCATTCGACATGATGGCGGAAAAACTCGGCTGCGCCCGCTCGGAGTTTCAGCGCACATACATGGAACACTACGACCAAGTATTCGCCGTACTGCGCGACGGGCTGCCTAATTTGGGTGAAGGCAAGGGCGGCTTCAAACCTCCTTTCCAATAG
- the fabL gene encoding enoyl-[acyl-carrier-protein] reductase FabL, producing the protein MDRADFAGKTVLVTGGSRGIGKAIAMEFAARGADIAFNYIRSHKAAAETQSEIEALGVRCLRVRAHLGDSEKIRELFEQVRETYGDIDVLVNNAASGVQRSASELEEKHWDWTLNVNAKAPWLCSIEASKIMPNGGSIVNITSQGSHKVLPYYFSVGTSKAALESLTRYLAVELAPKNISVNAVSGGYVETGALEHFPNRESMLESGRNTPVGRIVRSQDIARVVAFLCTEDAAMIRGQVIVVDGGYTLLA; encoded by the coding sequence ATGGACAGGGCAGATTTCGCAGGCAAGACGGTTCTGGTGACCGGCGGCTCTAGGGGCATCGGCAAAGCGATCGCGATGGAGTTCGCGGCGCGCGGCGCGGACATCGCCTTCAATTATATTCGCAGCCACAAGGCAGCCGCAGAGACGCAATCCGAGATAGAAGCCCTCGGCGTGCGCTGCCTGCGAGTGCGCGCCCATCTCGGCGATTCGGAGAAGATTCGCGAGTTGTTCGAGCAGGTGCGTGAGACCTACGGCGACATAGACGTGCTGGTGAACAACGCGGCATCCGGCGTGCAGCGATCTGCGTCCGAGCTTGAGGAAAAGCACTGGGATTGGACGCTGAACGTGAATGCCAAAGCGCCGTGGCTGTGCTCCATCGAAGCGTCCAAGATAATGCCCAATGGCGGCAGCATCGTGAACATCACCAGTCAGGGTTCGCACAAGGTGCTGCCGTATTACTTCTCCGTTGGCACATCAAAGGCTGCACTCGAATCGCTCACGCGCTATTTAGCCGTGGAACTCGCGCCGAAGAACATATCGGTGAACGCAGTCTCCGGCGGCTATGTAGAAACCGGCGCGCTAGAGCACTTCCCCAACCGCGAAAGCATGCTCGAATCCGGCCGTAACACGCCCGTCGGCCGCATAGTAAGATCGCAGGACATCGCCCGAGTAGTAGCATTCCTCTGCACCGAAGACGCGGCGATGATTCGCGGACAAGTCATCGTAGTGGACGGAGGATATACGCTGCTGGCTTGA
- a CDS encoding threonine/serine dehydratase, translating to MWNRPTLHDVIDARGRIAPYITRTPLHHYLSLDKLLDAEVWVKHENHQRLGAFKMRGGINLLSRLSDKEKGRGVITASSGNHGQSIAYAAGILGIKCIVCVPEGANPGKVASIESLGAQVIHHGPYFDMSNEYAQRLAKEEGYRYVHAVNEPLLIAGVGTYTLEIMEDLPDVDYIIVPLGGGSGACGACIASKSVNPNVKVIAVQGERAPAAYLSWKAGEIVQAPMESKAEGLATGQGFELTQGILRDMLDDFVLVSDEEMERAIVLHLEHTHNLTEHAGAASLAGALKIKDRLRGEKVALVMSGGNLSLEHLRAALQA from the coding sequence TTGTGGAATAGACCAACACTACACGATGTCATAGACGCGCGGGGACGTATTGCGCCGTATATCACGCGCACTCCCCTGCACCACTACCTTTCGCTCGACAAACTGCTGGATGCCGAAGTTTGGGTGAAGCACGAGAACCACCAGCGTCTTGGCGCGTTCAAGATGCGCGGCGGCATCAACCTGCTGTCGCGCCTGTCGGACAAAGAGAAGGGGCGCGGTGTCATCACGGCGTCGTCCGGCAATCACGGGCAATCCATCGCATACGCGGCGGGCATTCTGGGCATCAAGTGCATCGTCTGCGTGCCGGAAGGCGCGAACCCCGGCAAGGTGGCGTCCATCGAAAGCCTAGGCGCGCAGGTCATTCACCACGGGCCATACTTCGACATGTCCAACGAATACGCGCAGCGGCTTGCCAAGGAAGAGGGCTATCGTTATGTCCACGCGGTCAACGAACCTTTGCTCATCGCGGGCGTCGGCACATACACGTTGGAGATTATGGAAGACCTGCCCGATGTGGACTACATCATCGTGCCTCTTGGCGGCGGCAGCGGCGCGTGCGGAGCTTGTATCGCTTCTAAGAGCGTCAACCCGAATGTGAAGGTTATCGCAGTGCAGGGAGAGCGAGCGCCGGCAGCTTATCTGTCGTGGAAAGCCGGCGAAATCGTCCAAGCGCCAATGGAATCGAAGGCGGAAGGCTTGGCAACGGGGCAAGGCTTCGAACTGACGCAAGGTATATTGCGCGATATGCTGGACGACTTCGTTCTGGTGTCCGACGAGGAGATGGAACGCGCAATCGTGCTGCACTTGGAGCACACGCACAACCTAACCGAACACGCGGGGGCGGCGTCCCTGGCAGGCGCGCTGAAAATCAAGGACAGGCTGCGCGGCGAAAAGGTCGCGCTAGTGATGAGCGGCGGCAACCTGTCGCTGGAACACCTGCGGGCGGCATTGCAAGCGTAA
- the mutL gene encoding DNA mismatch repair endonuclease MutL, with protein sequence MPIRQLPDKVSSMIAAGEVIERPASVVKELVENALDAGSTEISVEISGGGVEQIRVADNGHGIPHEEVELAFQRFATSKLTGASDLEAIPTLGFRGEALPSIASVARISVVTRHVDEESGTRLDLDEGRIVDKQRQGASSGTVMTVRQLFRNVPARRKFLRTNATETSHIQNLVTRYALAYPEVRFALKSVGKSVLTPGSGSLREAVAAVHGLSVAESMLDIDCEDERTGISVVSGMVSQPNLNRANRGYMSFFVNRRWVQSRMLSYALERAYHGFMMERRYPLAVVNIALDYDLVDVNVHPSKTEVRFRNGDRVFSAIQRAVRQTLTAHSPVPAMRRVGQSYPPASYPYPAESGRSNRHFWPIEPFERDPGSVEQRDDGVAPPDVSVNEADSALTPRQALPVLRVLGQVQSTYIVAEGPDGMYLIDQHAAHERVMYERIKADAAASEPQSQSLLEPLTVELDPKQQELAQTHMQLFANLGLLVEPFGGSVYVIRGVPTILAGENPAKAFIDFLDEMAQGGVVESWMDHAAHSLACHSAIRAGKVMTHEEMNALTRQLEQCAQPHTCPHGRPTIIHLSGSRLEREFGRR encoded by the coding sequence ATGCCGATACGACAACTCCCAGACAAAGTATCCTCGATGATTGCCGCCGGCGAGGTTATCGAGCGACCGGCATCGGTCGTCAAGGAGCTTGTGGAAAATGCGCTCGACGCCGGCTCGACCGAAATTTCGGTGGAAATTAGCGGCGGCGGCGTAGAGCAGATTCGGGTCGCGGACAACGGGCACGGCATTCCCCACGAAGAAGTGGAATTGGCATTCCAGCGCTTCGCCACCAGCAAACTCACGGGCGCATCCGATTTGGAAGCCATTCCTACACTCGGCTTTCGCGGCGAGGCATTGCCCAGCATCGCGTCTGTCGCGCGCATTTCTGTCGTAACGCGGCATGTGGATGAAGAATCCGGCACGCGCCTCGACTTGGACGAAGGGCGCATAGTTGACAAGCAGCGTCAGGGTGCGTCGTCCGGCACAGTGATGACTGTGCGGCAGCTTTTCCGCAATGTGCCTGCCCGACGCAAGTTCCTGCGAACCAACGCCACCGAGACTTCGCACATACAGAATCTCGTTACGCGCTACGCTCTCGCGTATCCCGAAGTGCGCTTTGCCCTGAAGTCAGTCGGCAAATCGGTGCTCACGCCCGGCAGCGGAAGCCTGCGCGAGGCGGTCGCGGCCGTTCACGGCTTGAGTGTCGCCGAATCAATGCTGGATATTGATTGTGAAGACGAACGGACGGGCATCAGTGTGGTCAGCGGTATGGTCAGCCAACCTAACCTCAACAGAGCAAATCGCGGCTATATGAGCTTCTTCGTTAATCGCCGCTGGGTGCAAAGCCGAATGCTGTCGTACGCGCTGGAGCGGGCGTATCATGGCTTCATGATGGAGCGGCGCTATCCGCTCGCGGTCGTCAACATCGCACTGGACTACGATCTGGTCGATGTGAATGTGCACCCGTCCAAGACCGAGGTGCGCTTTCGCAACGGAGACAGAGTGTTCTCCGCGATTCAACGCGCAGTGCGCCAAACGCTGACCGCACACTCGCCAGTGCCGGCGATGCGCCGAGTCGGGCAGTCTTACCCACCGGCTTCATATCCGTATCCGGCAGAGTCGGGCCGGTCGAACCGTCATTTTTGGCCCATTGAGCCGTTCGAACGCGACCCTGGCAGCGTAGAACAAAGGGACGACGGGGTCGCGCCGCCCGATGTTTCCGTGAACGAGGCAGATTCGGCGTTGACACCCAGACAGGCGCTCCCGGTGCTACGCGTTCTGGGACAGGTGCAGTCCACCTACATCGTGGCTGAGGGTCCGGACGGCATGTATCTCATCGACCAACATGCGGCGCACGAGCGCGTGATGTACGAGCGCATTAAGGCGGACGCGGCAGCCAGCGAGCCGCAATCACAGAGCCTCCTGGAGCCACTCACGGTCGAGCTGGACCCGAAGCAGCAGGAATTAGCGCAGACGCACATGCAGTTATTCGCCAATCTTGGGCTGCTAGTGGAGCCGTTTGGCGGCAGTGTGTATGTCATTCGCGGCGTTCCAACCATACTTGCGGGCGAAAACCCGGCTAAGGCCTTCATTGACTTTCTGGACGAAATGGCGCAGGGCGGTGTAGTGGAGTCATGGATGGACCATGCTGCGCACTCGTTAGCATGCCATTCAGCCATTCGAGCGGGCAAAGTCATGACGCACGAAGAGATGAACGCTTTGACACGGCAGTTGGAGCAGTGCGCTCAGCCGCACACTTGCCCGCACGGCCGCCCAACTATAATCCACCTGAGCGGCAGCCGCCTAGAACGCGAATTCGGCCGGCGATAG
- a CDS encoding nitroreductase family deazaflavin-dependent oxidoreductase yields the protein MRLGRKWFAVINPLMALVLKSPLHFLFSGNIMLLTFTGRGSGCIYTTPVRYIRSEDTIRCFTSQRTRWWRNMAGGARVTLHVAGKTVSCMAIAIFDDPETVRPALEIYLRRFPQDAVYHYVRLNADVTLNTDDLARAAHSAVLIEAMID from the coding sequence ATGAGACTCGGCAGAAAGTGGTTCGCGGTCATCAATCCTCTGATGGCGCTCGTGCTCAAATCTCCCCTGCATTTCCTGTTCAGCGGCAACATCATGCTGCTTACATTCACAGGGCGCGGCAGCGGGTGCATCTATACGACGCCTGTGAGATACATTCGGAGCGAGGACACGATACGCTGCTTCACATCGCAGAGAACGCGATGGTGGCGCAACATGGCAGGCGGCGCAAGAGTTACGCTGCATGTTGCCGGCAAGACCGTATCCTGTATGGCGATCGCCATATTCGACGATCCCGAAACCGTCCGCCCCGCACTTGAAATCTACCTGCGCCGTTTCCCACAGGATGCCGTATATCATTATGTCCGACTGAATGCCGACGTGACGCTGAACACAGACGACCTAGCCCGCGCCGCGCATAGCGCCGTTCTCATAGAAGCAATGATTGACTGA
- a CDS encoding aminomethyl transferase family protein, translated as MAQSGTLEMPAAVYSTVREEYDALTKGVALVDRSHLGRLKVSGADAIDLLNRLSTNKLDDLAVGDVMGTVLTTNKGRIIDLLYVLRQDDHLLVITGPDTCQRVAEWIDFYTFIEDVVVEDVSDSTAILSLVGASVPHKFAGLSDVPPFSSVSDSFGNIDTLVLRTDFLGGFACDLIVAAEDEEALCATLTEFGALPVGSDALEVTRVERGVAGYGSELCEDYNPLEAGLIDFISFNKGCYIGQEVVARLNTYDKVQRKLARLSMQSSVPELPSDLLHDGRKIGALTTAVARHDSDGVVGLGYVRNAYAEVGERLLTADGNEVVVERVPQAREE; from the coding sequence ATGGCGCAGAGTGGAACGCTTGAAATGCCGGCAGCCGTCTATTCTACGGTGCGAGAAGAGTACGACGCCCTGACTAAAGGCGTCGCTCTGGTTGATCGTTCGCATCTCGGGCGGCTGAAGGTGAGCGGCGCGGACGCCATAGACTTGCTCAATCGCCTGTCAACAAACAAGCTAGACGATCTCGCAGTCGGCGATGTGATGGGCACCGTCTTGACGACAAACAAGGGACGCATCATCGATTTGCTCTATGTCTTGCGCCAAGACGACCACCTGCTCGTCATAACCGGTCCCGATACCTGCCAGAGGGTCGCCGAGTGGATCGACTTCTACACATTTATTGAAGATGTCGTTGTGGAAGATGTGTCGGACAGCACCGCAATACTCTCGCTCGTCGGCGCGAGTGTGCCGCACAAATTTGCAGGACTCTCCGATGTCCCACCGTTCAGTTCCGTTTCAGATTCATTTGGCAACATTGACACACTCGTACTTCGCACAGACTTCCTCGGCGGGTTCGCCTGCGACCTCATCGTTGCCGCAGAAGATGAAGAAGCGCTATGCGCGACGCTGACAGAGTTCGGCGCGCTGCCGGTTGGTTCGGATGCGCTGGAAGTTACGCGGGTTGAGCGCGGCGTCGCCGGATATGGCAGCGAACTCTGCGAAGACTACAACCCGCTAGAAGCAGGACTGATAGACTTCATCAGCTTCAACAAGGGCTGCTACATCGGGCAAGAAGTCGTCGCGCGCCTGAACACCTACGACAAAGTGCAACGAAAACTAGCCCGCCTATCGATGCAATCCAGCGTTCCCGAACTCCCATCCGACCTTCTGCACGACGGCAGAAAAATCGGCGCGCTCACCACAGCAGTCGCCCGGCACGACAGTGACGGTGTCGTCGGATTGGGGTATGTCAGAAATGCGTACGCCGAAGTAGGCGAGAGGCTGCTGACGGCCGACGGCAATGAAGTCGTCGTAGAACGCGTGCCGCAAGCCAGGGAAGAGTAA
- the fabG gene encoding 3-oxoacyl-[acyl-carrier-protein] reductase, with amino-acid sequence MEGKTALVTGASKGIGRAISLELARLGVNVAVNYNSSKSEAQEVVQTITEMGGDAFAVHADVSDLDHVNAMVDKVNDKWGGVNILVNNAGIINDGLLMRMSDEQWHRVMGVNLNGTFFCTRATLRHMVRERWGRVINIGSVVGIRGNVGQTNYSSSKAAIIGFTKSLAKEVATRNITVNAVTPGYISTETVAGLTQRQKDTIMTWIPQGKFGNTEDIANMVGYLASEKASYVTGQIISVDGGMAI; translated from the coding sequence ATTGAAGGCAAGACGGCACTCGTAACCGGCGCATCGAAGGGCATTGGCAGGGCGATAAGCCTCGAACTCGCCCGGCTGGGCGTCAATGTCGCGGTGAACTACAACTCGTCCAAGTCCGAAGCGCAAGAGGTCGTGCAAACCATAACCGAGATGGGGGGCGATGCGTTCGCGGTGCATGCTGATGTGAGCGACCTCGATCATGTCAATGCGATGGTGGACAAGGTCAACGACAAGTGGGGCGGTGTGAACATTCTGGTGAACAACGCGGGCATCATCAACGACGGGCTGCTGATGCGCATGTCCGACGAGCAGTGGCACCGCGTCATGGGCGTCAACCTCAACGGCACATTCTTCTGCACGCGCGCGACTTTGCGGCACATGGTCAGGGAACGCTGGGGGCGCGTCATCAACATTGGTTCGGTCGTGGGCATTCGCGGCAATGTCGGCCAGACGAACTACTCGTCATCCAAAGCCGCCATCATCGGATTCACGAAGTCGCTCGCTAAAGAAGTCGCCACACGCAACATCACGGTCAACGCCGTAACTCCGGGCTACATCAGTACGGAGACTGTGGCGGGGCTGACGCAGCGGCAGAAAGACACGATTATGACTTGGATTCCGCAGGGCAAGTTCGGCAACACTGAGGACATTGCGAACATGGTCGGCTACCTAGCCAGCGAGAAGGCGAGCTACGTTACAGGTCAGATTATCAGCGTCGATGGCGGTATGGCGATATAG
- a CDS encoding iron-sulfur cluster assembly accessory protein, translating to MARVQPEPLSITITPDAAEHVRQFAVDMGKPGCNLRVAVKGGGCSGLTYDLDLVDSPGENDKIITSHGLELYVDKKSYIFLAGTELDYSGGLNGKGFVFNNPNAKTACGCGTSFSV from the coding sequence ATGGCGCGAGTACAACCTGAACCACTAAGCATAACCATCACGCCGGACGCGGCAGAGCATGTGCGGCAGTTCGCAGTGGATATGGGTAAACCCGGCTGCAATCTGCGCGTTGCCGTCAAGGGCGGCGGCTGCTCCGGACTCACCTACGACCTCGACCTCGTGGACAGCCCCGGCGAAAACGACAAGATTATCACCAGCCACGGGTTGGAGCTTTATGTGGACAAGAAGTCGTACATATTCCTCGCCGGCACGGAGTTGGACTACTCCGGCGGGCTGAACGGCAAGGGCTTCGTCTTCAACAATCCCAACGCGAAGACCGCCTGCGGCTGCGGCACATCGTTCAGCGTCTAG